In Gymnogyps californianus isolate 813 chromosome 20, ASM1813914v2, whole genome shotgun sequence, a single window of DNA contains:
- the YWHAG gene encoding 14-3-3 protein gamma isoform X1, which produces MVDREQLVQKARLAEQAERYDDMAAAMKNVTELNEPLSNEERNLLSVAYKNVVGARRSSWRVISSIEQKTSADGNEKKIEMVRAYREKIEKELEAVCQDVLSLLDNYLIKNCSETQYESKVFYLKMKGDYYRYLAEVATGEKRATVVESSEKAYSEAHEISKEHMQPTHPIRLGLALNYSVFYYEIQNAPEQACHLAKTAFDDAIAELDTLNEDSYKDSTLIMQLLRDNLTLWTSDQQDDDGGEGNN; this is translated from the exons ATGGTGGACCGCGAGCAGCTGGTGCAGAAGGCCCGGCTGGCCGAGCAAGCCGAGCGATACGACGACATGGCGGCCGCCATGAAGAAC GTGACGGAGCTGAACGAGCCTCTGTCCAACGAAGAGAGGAACCTCTTGTCTGTCGCCTACAAAAACGTGGTGGGGGCGCGGCGCTCCTCTTGGCGAGTAATTAGCAGCATCGAGCAGAAGACCTCTGCTGATGGGAACGAGAAGAAGATAGAAATGGTGCGGGCCTACCGTGAGAAGATCGAGAAGGAGTTGGAAGCGGTGTGCCAGGATGTGCTGAGCCTGCTGGACAACTACCTGATCAAGAACTGCAGCGAGACGCAGTACGAGAGCAAAGTCTTCTACCTGAAGATGAAAGGGGACTATTACCGCTACCTGGCCGAAGTGGCCACTGGCGAGAAGAGGGCGACCGTGGTGGAGTCTTCGGAGAAAGCCTATAGCGAAGCCCATGAGATCAGCAAGGAGCACATGCAGCCGACCCATCCCATCCGGCTCGGTCTGGCGCTTAACTACTCGGTTTTCTACTACGAGATCCAGAACGCTCCGGAGCAGGCCTGCCACCTGGCCAAGACGGCCTTCGATGACGCCATTGCCGAGCTGGACACCCTCAACGAGGACTCCTACAAGGACTCAACGCTCATCATGCAGCTCCTCCGCGACAACCTAACGCTCTGGACGAGCGATCAGCAAGACGACGACGGTGGAGAAGGCAACAACTAG
- the YWHAG gene encoding 14-3-3 protein gamma isoform X2 gives MVDREQLVQKARLAEQAERYDDMAAAMKNVSPLNEPLSNEERNLLSVAYKNVVGARRSSWRVISSIEQKTSADGNEKKIEMVRAYREKIEKELEAVCQDVLSLLDNYLIKNCSETQYESKVFYLKMKGDYYRYLAEVATGEKRATVVESSEKAYSEAHEISKEHMQPTHPIRLGLALNYSVFYYEIQNAPEQACHLAKTAFDDAIAELDTLNEDSYKDSTLIMQLLRDNLTLWTSDQQDDDGGEGNN, from the exons ATGGTGGACCGCGAGCAGCTGGTGCAGAAGGCCCGGCTGGCCGAGCAAGCCGAGCGATACGACGACATGGCGGCCGCCATGAAGAACGTGAGTCCC CTGAACGAGCCTCTGTCCAACGAAGAGAGGAACCTCTTGTCTGTCGCCTACAAAAACGTGGTGGGGGCGCGGCGCTCCTCTTGGCGAGTAATTAGCAGCATCGAGCAGAAGACCTCTGCTGATGGGAACGAGAAGAAGATAGAAATGGTGCGGGCCTACCGTGAGAAGATCGAGAAGGAGTTGGAAGCGGTGTGCCAGGATGTGCTGAGCCTGCTGGACAACTACCTGATCAAGAACTGCAGCGAGACGCAGTACGAGAGCAAAGTCTTCTACCTGAAGATGAAAGGGGACTATTACCGCTACCTGGCCGAAGTGGCCACTGGCGAGAAGAGGGCGACCGTGGTGGAGTCTTCGGAGAAAGCCTATAGCGAAGCCCATGAGATCAGCAAGGAGCACATGCAGCCGACCCATCCCATCCGGCTCGGTCTGGCGCTTAACTACTCGGTTTTCTACTACGAGATCCAGAACGCTCCGGAGCAGGCCTGCCACCTGGCCAAGACGGCCTTCGATGACGCCATTGCCGAGCTGGACACCCTCAACGAGGACTCCTACAAGGACTCAACGCTCATCATGCAGCTCCTCCGCGACAACCTAACGCTCTGGACGAGCGATCAGCAAGACGACGACGGTGGAGAAGGCAACAACTAG
- the HSPB1 gene encoding heat shock protein beta-1, which produces MAERRVPFTFLRSPSWDPFRDWYHGSRLFDQSFGMPHIPEDWYKWPSGTAWPGYFRLLPRESALVPAPGSPYGQALSRQLSSGISEIRQTADSWKVTLDVNHFAPEELVVKTKDNIVEITGKHEEKQDEHGFISRCFTRKYTLPPGVEATAVRSSLSPDGMLTVEAPLPKPAIQSAEITIPVTVESQAKEPAKK; this is translated from the exons ATGGCCGAACGCCGCGTCCCCTTCACCTTCCTGCGCAGCCCCAGCTGGGACCCCTTCCGCGACTGGTACCATGGCAGCCGCCTCTTCGACCAGTCCTTCGGGATGCCCCATATCCCCGAGGATTGGTACAAGTGGCCGAGCGGCACCGCCTGGCCGGGATATTTCCGTCTGCTGCCCCGGGAGAGCGCGCTGGTGCCGGCCCCCGGCTCGCCCTACGGGCAGGCGCTGAGCCGCCAGCTCAGCAGCGGCATCTCCGAGATCCGCCAGACCGCCGACAGCTGGAAGGTCACCTTGGACGTCAACCACTTCGCGCCCGAGGAGCTGGTGGTCAAGACCAAGGATAATATCGTGGAGATAACcg gcAAACACGAGGAGAAGCAGGATGAACACGGCTTCATCTCCAGGTGCTTCACCCGAAAATACAC TCTCCCCCCCGGCGTTGAAGCCACAGCCGTGCGGTCCTCGCTGTCCCCCGATGGCATGCTCACGGTGGAGGCCCCCCTGCCCAAGCCGGCCATCCAGTCTGCTGAAATCACCATCCCCGTCACCGTCGAGAGCCAAGCCAAGGAGCCAGCCAAGAAGTAG